ACGGTTTTTTTCGCCGCTTAGAAGAAAAAACGTTTCATGCAACTCGCCAATTCGTTGCAACAGCGTGCCCATGCGAAATTTTTCCCCAGCTTCTTGTTTCACATGAAACATTTTTTCAGAAAAATGTGCGAATAAACCGTTTTTTTGTATTTTCACTTCATCATCTAAAAATTCGTAGCCTGTTTTTTTCGTTTTCTTGCTGATACACCATGGGCCAAGACCGATGTTGATTCCGGGTAGTCGGGGTCGACAGTGAGCAGGCATGCTTTTAAGAGCTGCACCATGCCGTAAAACAAGAGAACTGGCTTGATGGACAGCGGCGCCTGCTGGGCAGCGGCGTAAAAGTTTTGCCCGTGTTCCAGATAATATAAAATGGGTAACAGTTTGCATAACTGCGTTGGACGGCGTCATCCCGCTGCAGCTGTTGATAGCATTGCCGCAAAAATTGCTGCGCAGTATCGGCCGAGCGGAAAACAGAAAGGCGAAACAGTTGACCGTGATTTCCGAACATTTTTACCCCCCTTACATAGAATTGTCTTGAAATAACTGAAAAGTTGGACATTTTCTTGATTCCTTGACAGTAGTTTAACCAGTTGTTAAGCTACTAATAATATTTCCGGACAAGGGGGAGAAAACATGTGGGAAGCGAAATTCGCCAAGGAAGGATTGACGTTTGATGACGTTCTTCTCATCCCAGCGAAGTCGGACGTATTGCCGCGCGATGTTGATGTAACCACGAAGTTGAGCGATACGCTGCAGTTGAACATCCCGATTCTCAGCGCTGGGATGGATACGGTCACCGAAGCGGAGATGGCAATTGCGATGGCGCGTCAGGGAGGCCTTGGCATCATTCACAAAAATATGTCGATCGAACAGCAGGCCGAGCAGGTCGACAAGGTGAAACGGTCGGAACGAGGCGTCATTACGGACCCGTTTTTCCTAACGCCGGATCATCAAGTGTATGATGCAGAACACTTAATGAGTAAATATCGGATCTCGGGGTGCCGATCGTCAACAACCCCGAGGAGCAAAAATTGGTCGGCATTATTACGAACCGTGACTTGCGTTTCATTCAAGACTATTCGATTAAAATTTCCGAGGTAATGACGAAGGAAAACTTGATCACTGCTCCGGTGGGGACAACGTTGGAGGAAGCAGAGAAAATTTTGCAGCGACACAAGGTCGAAAAACTGCCTCTTGTTGATGAAAACGGTGTGCTGAAGGGATTAATTACGATCAAGGATATTGAAAAGGTCATTGAGTTCCCGAATTCGGCGAAAGATGCGAAAGGGAGGCTGATTGTCGGGGCGGCCGTCGGGGTGACGGCGGACACGATGATTCGCGTCAAAAAGCTTGTTGAGGCAGGGGTTGATGTCATTGTCGTTGACACGGCGCACGGCCATTCGAAAGGCGTCCTAGAGACGGTGGCCAACATCCGACGCCAATACCCGGACTTGAACATCATCGCCGGCAATGTCGCGACAGCTGAAGGGACGCGCGACTTGATTGAGGCTGGGGCGAACATTATTAAAGTCGGAATCGGTCGGGGTCCATCTGCACGACCCGGGTTGTCGCCGGGGTTGGTGTGCCGCAAATTACGGCGATCTACGACTGTGCGACTGAGGCGCGCAAACATGGCGTCCCGGTCATCGCTGACGGCGGGATCAAATATTCCGGCGACATTGTGAAGGCGATCGCGGCTGGGGCGCATGCGGTTATGCTCGGCAGCTTGCTTGCTGGTGTTTCCGAAAGCCCGGGTGAGACGGAAATTTACCAGGCCGCGCTTTAAGGTGTACCGGGGCATGGGATCGGTCGCAGCCATGGAGCGCGGCAGCAAAGACCGACTATTTTCAAGAAGATGCGAAAAAGTTTGTCCCGGAAGGCATCGAGGGGACGCGTTCCATACAAAGGGCCGCTTGCCGACACGATTTATCAGCTTGTCGGTGGGTTGCGCGCCGGCATGGGCTATTGTGGAACCCGCAATTTGGAAGAGCTGCGCGAAAAAACGCAGTTTATCCGCATGACGAGCGCGGGGCTTCGGTGAAAGCCATCCGCATGACGTGCAAAATTACGAAAGAAGCGCCGAACTACTCTGCTTTTTGATCGGAGTTGCGCCGATCGGCTCAACTTTGACGGAGACATGTCCTCCGTCTATTTTTTTGGCCGACGGTATGTTACAATAACGGTTGTGTGAGGAGGGTGTCATTGTGAGGAGGAGAAAACAAAACTGGTTGTTTTGGTTGCTGTCGATTTGCCTTTGTTTAACGTTTGGTCCGTTTCAACAGACGGTGAAGGCGGAAAGCGCCCCGCTTGACATCCGGGCGGACGCTGCGATTTTAGTGGATGCACAAACGGGAAGAATTTTGTATGAAAAAATATCGATACGGTGCTTGGGATTGCCAGCATGACGAAATGATGACCGAGTATTTGCTTCTTGACGCCATTAAGGCGAAGCGCGTCAAATGGGATGCAAATGTACACGCCAAGCGATTACGTGTACGGCTGTCGCAAGACCGGGCGCTGGTCCAATGTCCCGTTGCGAAAAGATGGCAAGTATACGGTGCGTGAGCTGTACGAGGCAATGGCCATTTATTCGGCGAAACGGGGCAACGGTCGCGATTGCTGAGATCATCGCTGGATCGGAGAAAAATTTTGTGAAATGATGAACGACAAAGCGAAAGAGCTTGGGCTGAAAGATTATAAGTTTTGTCAATGCCACAGGGTTGAGCAATAAGGATTTAAAAGGATTCCATCCGGAAGGGCAAGCACAAATGAGGAAAACGTCATGTCCGCACGTGCGATGGGCGATGCTTGCCTACCGGTTGCTGAAAGATTCATCCCGAAGTGGCTGAAAACAGCGAGCATTCCTCATAAAGTATTCCGGGAAGGAACAAAAGATGAAATCAAAATGGACACTGGAATTGGATGCTGCCTGGGCTTGTGTACGGATACGAAGGTGTAGACGGGTTGAAACCGGCTATACGGAATTTGCCGGCAACTGTTTCACCGGGCGGCGAAACGAAACGGCGTCCGCTTGATTTCGGTTGTCATGACGCGAAAGATGCGAGTGGGAAAACAACAAAAGAGGCGCGCTTTAAAGAGACAGAAAAACTATTTAACTACGGATTCAACCAATACTCCCTCGAGACGCTTTATCCAAAAGGGTACAGCTGAAAGGAAAAGAAACACTTCCGGTCGTGAAAGGGAAAGAAAAGAGGTTCGTGTCGCGACAGGAAAGAATCTGGAATTCTGCTTGTGAAAAACGGCGAGGAAAAACAATACAAACCTGTATATGTGTTGGACAAGAAAAAATGACAAAAGAAAGGAAAGCTAGTCGCCCCTTTGAAAAAAGGGGAAACAGTTGGATATATGACGCTCGAATATAAGGGGACGACTCCCTTGCCTTCTTAAGCCCAGACATGCAAAAAAACATCCGTGTGCCGCTTGTCACAACAGCTGAAGTCGAAAAGCCAATTGGTTTGTTTCTTTCGATGCGCGCGGTCGGCGGACTGTTTTGTTGATTTATGGACAAGCGTCGCCAAAACAGTGAAAGGCTGGCTGTAAAATCGACTCCCCTTGATGGGGAGCTTTTTTCCATTGTGATTTTTGTAAAAATTGAGGTAAAATAAAACAGTGGAATCGTCCTTTTGCATGCCTCGCAAAGCATAAGGATTAGGAATAGGGGGAATCAACGTTGGCATTGACAGGTACGGACCGCGTCAAACGCGGCATGGCGGAAATGCAAAAAGGCGGCGTCATCATGGACGTCGTGAACGCAGAACAGGCGAAAATCGCTGAAGCGGCAGGGGCTGTCGCGGTTATGGCGCTCGAGCGCGTCCCCGGCGGACATTCGCGCCGCTGGCGGTGTCCGCGCGCATGGCCGACCCGACGGTGATCGAAGAAGTGATGAACGCCGTTTCGATCCCAGTCATGGCGAAAGTGCGGATCGGTCACTATGTTGAGGCGCGTGTCTTAGAGGCGCTTGGTGTCGACTACATTGACGAAAGCGAAGTATTAACGCCCGGCTGATGAGGAGTTCCATATTGACAAACGGCAGTTTACCGTTCCATTTGTGTGCGGTTGCCGCGATTTAGGGGAAGCGGCGCGCCGCATTGCAGAAGGGGCATCGATGTTGCGGACGAAAGGAGAGCCGGGGACAGGCAACATCGTTGAGGCCGTGCGCCATATGCGCAAAGTGAACGCGCAAATTCGCAAAGTCGTCAACATGAGCGAAGATGAGCTTGTCGCTGAGGCGAAACAGCTCGGGGCTCCGGTTGAGGTGCTGCGCGAGATCAAGCGGCTTGGCCGCCTGCCGGTCGTCAACTTTGCCGCCGGCGGTGTCGCGACACCGGGCTGACGCTGCCTTGATGATGCACTTGGGTGCGGACGGTGTCTTTGTTGGGTCTGGCATTTTCAAATCGGAAAATCCGGAAAATACCGCCGCGCGCGATCGTAGAGGCGACGACTCATTACGAAGACTATGAATTGATCGCGCACTTGTCGAAAGGATTGGGCGGCGCGATGCGCGGCATCGATATCGCGACATTGTTGCCGGAGCACCGGATGCAAGAACGCGGCTGGTAAGCTAAATAAAGGAGCAAAGCAACGATGAAAATAGGTGTACTTGGACTGCAAGGAGCTGTGCGGGAGCATGTTCGCGCCATTGAGGCGTGCGGCGCCGAGGCGGTCATCCGTGAAAAAGCCGGAGCAGCTTGAAGGGTTGACGGTCTTGTGCTGCCGGGCGGCGAAAGCACGACGATGCGGCGGCTCATCGACCGCTATGGGCTGATGGAGCCGCTCAAGCAATTTGCC
Above is a window of Geobacillus thermoleovorans DNA encoding:
- a CDS encoding IMP dehydrogenase, coding for MWEAKFAKEGLTFDDVLLIPAKSDVLPRDVDVTTKLSDTLQLNIPILSAGMDTVTEAEMAIAMARQGGLGIIHKNMSIEQQAEQVDKVKRSERGVITDPFFLTPDHQVYDAEHLMSKYRISGCRSSTTPRSKNWSALLRTVTCVSFKTIRLKFPR